In Chanodichthys erythropterus isolate Z2021 chromosome 7, ASM2448905v1, whole genome shotgun sequence, a genomic segment contains:
- the cetp gene encoding cholesteryl ester transfer protein encodes MERSKSLLLFLALVKISSCCLDPPSAYRFTGAVCRLTYPAAVVLNEKTTEVIQAAFQHAKYPSVEGERSIGFGTVQYGFHNLEIHNLSIGKSEFELKENEGIGISISNVSAVFKGTINYGYGSWLLSLKQSVDFEVESQIDLVINPKLYCGKGKVAADTSDCYLTFHKLKLLLQGDREPGWLKRMFTDIVTFTVKLVVKSQICKEINNVANILADFVQEQAELFLSDGNIGVDISLTSSPIIKSNYIESYHKGLVTFNNVTSDLSTSVFNPSQLNENRMLCFWISDGLLDPAMGAAHHDGRFIRNVSGTELTDLFQTELSSARPELLSKWLSSEGAMLKARSVTVPHLWTTTEGTSVRAVAGVELLLDSQDVPVLYFETDVTVVVKASYAEKNLILKATAERISIANVSTSEGTTEMADSLKVYLQEAVEKIGIPKVISYLEPDLTALMDEQGLYLFDIINPEVLSQDGYVIVQLDFGFPQHLLVEFLKRTLD; translated from the exons ATGGAGAGGAGTAAATCGCTGCTCCTTTTTCTCGCTCTGGTCAAAATAAGTAGTTGTTGTTTGGATCCTCCCTCTGCCTACAGGTTTACGGGAGCTGTTTGTAGACTTACCTATCCCGCAGCTGTAGTCC TGAATGAGAAGACTACTGAAGTCATACAGGCCGCTTttcagcatgccaaatatcccAGCGTAGAGGGAGAGCGATCAATAGGCTTTGGGACGGTGCAATATGGATTCCACAA CCTAGAGATCCATAACCTTTCCATTGGAAAGAGTGAGTTTGAGCTGAAAGAGAATGAAGGAATTGGGATCTCCATTTCAAACGTGTCGGCTGTATTTAAAGGGACCATCAACTATGGATATGGTAGCTGGCT ACTCAGCCTGAAACAGTCAGTGGATTTTGAAGTTGAGTCGCAAATTGACCTGGTCATCAACCCAAAACTTT ACTGTGGAAAGGGCAAAGTGGCTGCAGACACATCTGACTGTTACCTCACATTTCACAAACTGAAGCTGCTCCTGCAGGGAGACAGAGA ACCCGGGTGGCTAAAAAGAATGTTCACAGATATTGTGACTTTCACTGTGAAGTTAGTAGTAAAGTCACAG ATCTGTAAGGAAATAAACAATGTGGCCAACATTCTTGCAGACTTTGTACAGGAGCAAGCAG AGCTGTTTCTTAGTGATGGAAACATCGGTGTAGACATCTCTCTGACCTCCTCCCCCATCATCAAATCTAATTATATAGAATCATACCATAAG GGTTTGGTTACTTTTAACAATGTGACCTCAGACCTCAGCACCTCTGTGTTTAACCCATCCCAACTGAATGAGAACCGCATGCTTTGCTTCTGGATCTCTGATGGGCTTCTAGACCCAGCGATGGGCGCCGCACACCATGATGGACGATTTATTCGCAATGTCTCTGGAACAGAACTCACA GATCTGTTTCAGACAGAGTTGTCTTCAGCTAGGCCTGAATTGTTGAGCAAG TGGCTGTCCTCCGAGGGTGCAATGTTAAAGGCGAGGAGCGTGACAGTTCCACACTTGTGGACCACCACAGAGGGCACATCTGTCAGAGCTGTGGCTGGAGTCGAGCTCTTACTGGATAGTCAAGACGTGCCAGTACTTTATTTTGAGACA GATGTGACAGTTGTGGTGAAAGCCTCATATGCAGAGAAGAATCTAATTCTGAAAGCCACTGCAGAGCG TATCTCTATAGCAAACGTCTCCACATCAGAAGGAACCACTGAG ATGGCGGACAGCTTGAAAGTTTATCTACAGGAAGCTGTGGAAAAAATAGGAATCCCCAAAGTCATATCAT ACCTGGAACCAGATTTAACCGCTTTGATGGATGAACAGGGGCTTTATCTCTTTGACATCATCAATCCTGAAGTTTTATCTCAGGAT GGGTATGTGATAGTCCAGCTGGATTTTGGTTTTCCACAACATCTGCTGGTGGAATTCCTGAAAAGGACACTGGATTGA
- the herpud1 gene encoding homocysteine-responsive endoplasmic reticulum-resident ubiquitin-like domain member 1 protein, whose product MENSKVSDEETMSLVIKTPNQFHGDQLIEGVRMDWTVKDLKCHLSKVYPNNPAEKDQRLIYSGKLLQDNLLVRDVFSKVPSDTKPTLHLVCAVRPQLGARPKVTSTQQMSSQPSPLTASQSPESPGPSVTSLPSTDGLRQRGHAAWPGTSADTSMPVTAAMTHPAFPTYSLYSPQQLLWLQQMYARQYYMQYHAAMTAAASAPMAAPAAASSLPVGPHQAAVPAALPNQGPINNLPANQNAPGPAFINPEGANQNLRMNAQGGPVMEDEEDMNRDWLDWVYTASRLGVFLTIVYYYSSMSRFILVMSSLVIMYLHTAGWFPFRRRPQARPHNQPAPEVIQNQQNQNEQRHPEPVPPPAEVEDAEVVEPAMTAVPVPPVRPHLLWTAWVFFKAFFASLVPEAPQGIAN is encoded by the exons atggaaaATTCTAAGGTCTCGGATGAAGAGACGATGTCGCTGGTTATTAAAACGCCAAATCAGTTTCACGGTGATCAGCTGATCGAGGGAGTGCGCATGGACTGGACCGTAAAAGACCTCAAATGTCACCTCTCCAAGGTTTACCCCAACAACCCG GCCGAGAAAGACCAGAGACTCATTTACTCAGGCAAGCTGCTTCAGGACAACCTGTTAGTGAGAGATGTTTTCTCAAAG gtTCCTTCAGATACCAAGCCCACTCTTCACCTGGTGTGTGCTGTGAGACCCCAACTAGGAGCAAGACCCAAA GTGACATCTACACAGCAGATGAGTTCCCAGCCTTCCCCACTAACTGCTAGCCAGAGCCCAGAGTCTCCAGGACCATCTGTGACCTCCTTACCCTCCACGGATGGCCTTAGACAGCGAGGTCATGCCGCCTGGCCTGGCACTAGTGCTGACACATCTAT GCCTGTAACTGCAGCGATGACCCATCCAGCCTTCCCCACGTACTCCCTTTACAGTCCACAGCAGCTTCTGTGGTTGCAGCAAATGTATGCCCGCCAATACTACATGCAATA TCACGCTGCAATGACAGCTGCCGCCTCCGCTCCGATGGCCGCCCCTGCCGCTGCTTCCTCCCTGCCTGTCGGCCCTCATCAAGCCGCTGTACCTGCAGCTTTACCCAATCAAGGACCCATCAACAACctgccagccaatcagaacgccCCAGGTCCTGCATTCATCAACCCAGAGGGAGCCAATCAGAATCTACGAATGAATGCCCAGGGTGGCCCTGTGATGGAAGATGAGGAGGACATGAACCGCGACTGGCTGGATTGGGTGTACACGGCATCCCGATTGGGTGTCTTCCTGACCATTGTTTACTACTATTCCAGCATGAGCCGCTTCATCCTGGTCATGAGCAGCCTGGTTATTATGTACCT acACACAGCAGGCTGGTTTCCTTTTAGACGGAGACCCCAAGCCAGGCCTCACAATCAGCCAGCACCAGAGGTCATCCAGAACCAGCAGAACCAAAATGAGCAGAGACATCCAGAACCA GTGCCGCCCCCTGCTGAAGTGGAGGATGCTGAAGTTGTTGAACCCGCCATGACAGCGGTTCCTGTTCCCCCAGTTAGACCACACCTCCTGTGGACAGCCTGGGTATTTTTCAAAGCCTTTTTCGCTTCTCTGGTACCTGAGGCTCCACAGGGCATTGCAAACTGA
- the slc12a3 gene encoding solute carrier family 12 member 3 produces MNLTAARSPFSLSSLNNGDDRKFSLGGCSSYDTDSVASRSTGVFSGYDTLDTPPSYDFYANTEVFGRVKKSRPSLFQLHSNPQDDPSPPPLYEETSEDKQGLDEDEPTEPPPEPARFGWAQGVMIRCMLNIWGVILYLRLPWITAQAGIGLTWVIILVSSSITGITGLSTSAIATNGKVKGGGTYFLISRSLGPELGGSIGLIFAFANAVAVAMHTVGFAETVQALMQETEVSMVDRLNDIRIIGVITVTCLLAISMAGMEWESKAQVLFFFVIMISFASYIVGTIIPATPAKQAKGFFSYRADIFAENFVPGWRGPEGSFFGMFSIFFPSATGILAGANISGDLKDPNVAIPRGTMLAIFWTTVSYLIISATIGSCVLRDASGDVNDTLSSLSGECLGLGCSYGWNFSECITNKTCPHGLSNNYQTMSMVSAVAPLITAGIFGATLSSALACLVSAPKVFQCLCKDNLYPGIGFFGKGYGKNNEPLRSYLLAYVIAICFILIAELNTIAPIISNFFLCSYALINFSCFHASITNSPGWRPTFRFYSKWLSLLGAVVSVIIMFLLTWWAALIAIGIVIFLLGYVLYKKPEVNWGSSMQASSYNMALSQCVGLNQVEDHIKNYRPQCLVLTGPPCIRPSLVDFISTFTKNQSLMICANITAGGPSPGAVDSAKSSAHISWLNKRRIKAFYHNVVADDLRVGVRMLLQSAGLGRMKPNVLVMGFKKNWRKAQPSNVENYVGILHDAFDLQYGVCVLRMKEGLDMSRTMQTHVNLGFETSTEQGLDTRTSTTTTPATIDTSLDPEVLMTMSQPTSVFQTRQGKKTIDVYWLSDDGGLTLLVPYLLTRKKRWGRCKVRVFVGGEAQHIDEQKQELKTLIGRLRLGFQDIQVLPDINGKPQSEHIKRFEDLIAPYRVSTVQKDGQEADETTKEFSWMVSDEEFESFKAKSLRQIRLNEVIQDYSRDAALIIVTMPVGRRGACPSPLYMAWLEIVSRDLRPPVLLVRGNQENVLTLYCQ; encoded by the exons ATGAACCTCACAGCGGCCAGAAGCCCGTTTTCACTCTCATCACTGAACAATGGAGATGACCGTAAATTCAGTTTGGGGGGATGTAGCAGTTATGATACCGACAGCGTAGCCTCCCGCAGCACTGGCGTCTTTTCTGGATATGACACATTGGATACTCCGCCGAGTTATGACTTCTATGCTAACACTGAGGTTTTTGGGAGAGTAAAGAAGTCAAGACCTTCTCTCTTTCAGCTTCATTCCAATCCTCAG GATGACCCATCTCCACCTCCTCTGTATGAGGAGACGAGTGAGGACAAACAGGGCCTGGATGAAGATGAACCCACAGAACCTCCACCAGAACCGGCTCGCTTTGGATGGGCTCAGGGAGTCATG ATCCGCTGTATGCTGAATATCTGGGGTGTTATTCTGTACCTGAGGCTTCCTTGGATCACAGCTCAGGCAGGGATTG GTCTGACTTGGGTTATAATCTTGGTGTCTTCTTCTATAACGGGCATCACTGGCTTGTCCACATCAGCCATTGCCACTAATGGCAAGGTTAAAGGAG GTGGAACATATTTTCTGATCTCTCGTAGTTTGGGTCCAGAACTTGGGGGCTCGATCGGGCTTATATTTGCTTTCGCTAATGCAGTGGCTGTAGCAATGCACACAGTGGGATTTGCTGAAACGGTACAGGCACTCATGCAG GAGACCGAGGTTAGCATGGTAGACCGACTTAATGATATCCGTATCATTGGAGTGATTACTGTCACCTGCCTTCTGGCCATCTCAATGGCTGGAATGGAATGGGAGTCCAAG GCCCAGGTCTTGTTCTTCTTTGTCATTATGATCTCCTTTGCCAGTTACATTGTGGGAACCATCATACCAGCCACTCCAGCGAAGCAAGCCAAAGGATTTTTCAGCTACCGAG CTGATATTTTTGCGGAAAACTTTGTGCCCGGCTGGCGCGGACCGGAGGGCAGTTTCTTTGGCATGTTTTCTATCTTCTTCCCCTCAGCTACAGGCATCCTTGCGGGGGCTAATATCTCTGGAGATCTGAAG GATCCAAATGTTGCTATACCTCGTGGTACAATGCTGGCCATTTTTTGGACCACCGTGTCTTATCTCATTATCTCAGCTACTATTG GCTCCTGTGTATTGCGTGATGCTTCTGGTGATGTGAATGACACCTTGTCATCTTTGTCTGGGGAGTGTTTGGGATTGGGTTGCAGCTATGGCTGGAACTTCAGTGAGTGTATCACCAACAAGACCTGCCCTCATGGACTCAGCAATAATTACCAG ACTATGAGCATGGTGTCTGCAGTTGCTCCTCTGATCACTGCTGGCATTTTTGGAGCCACTCTTTCCTCAGCTCTGGCCTGTCTGGTGTCCGCTCCTAAGGTTTTCCAG TGCCTTTGCAAGGACAATCTGTATCCAGGCATTGGATTTTTCGGGAAGGGTTATGGGAAGAATAATGAACCACTCAGGAGCTATCTGCTAGCCTACGTCATCGCTATATGCTTCATTCTTATTG CTGAGTTGAACACCATTGCTCCCATCATCTCCAACTTTTTCCTCTGCTCCTATGCCCTCATCAACTTCAGCTGCTTCCATGCATCCATCACTAACTCACCAG GCTGGCGTCCAACTTTTCGATTTTATAGCAAGTGGTTGTCTTTGCTCGGAGCAGTAGTGTCTGTGATCATCATGTTTCTTCTAACCTGGTGGGCTGCTCTCATAGCCATCGGCATAGTCATCTTCCTGCTGGGATATGTGCTGTATAAGAAACCCG AGGTCAACTGGGGTTCATCAATGCAAGCCAGCTCATATAACATGGCGCTATCTCAATGTGTAGGCCTTAACCAAGTGGAAGACCATATTAAAAATTACAG GCCACAGTGTTTGGTCCTCACTGGGCCTCCCTGTATTCGTCCTTCTCTAGTGGATTTCATCAGCACCTTCACCAAGAACCAGAGCCTTATGATATGTGCAAATATCACTGCA GGAGGACCCTCGCCTGGCGCTGTGGACTCGGCCAAAAGCAGTGCTCATATAAGCTGGCTAAACAAACGGCGCATAAAGGCCTTCTACCACAATGTAGTCGCTGATGACCTTCGCGTCGGCGTACGGATGTTGCTGCAG AGTGCGGGTTTGGGTCGGATGAAGCCTAATGTCCTAGTGATGGGATTCAAGAAGAACTGGCGTAAAGCTCAACCAAGCAACGTTGAAAACTATGTTGGAATTTTGCA TGATGCATTTGACCTGCAATATGGTGTATGTGTTCTTCGGATGAAGGAGGGTCTTGACATGAGTCGAACAATGCAAACACATG TCAATCTAGGGTTCGAGACATCTACTGAACAAGGACTTGACACAAGAACCTCGACTActactacaccagccacaattGATACATCAT TGGACCCTGAGGTACTAATGACCATGTCCCAGCCCACCAGTGTGTTTCAGACTAGACAGGGAAAGAAGACCATTGATGTGTATTGGCTCTCTGATGATGGGG GTCTGACACTGTTAGTGCCGTACCTCCTGACCCGTAAGAAGCGCTGGGGCAGATGCAAAGTGAGGGTGTTTGTTGGAGGTGAAGCTCAACACATCGATGAGCAGAAACAAGA GCTCAAAACTTTGATCGGCAGGTTACGTCTGGGTTTCCAAGATATTCAAGTTCTTCCTGACATCAATGGAAAACCACAGTCTGAGCA CATTAAAAGATTTGAAGATCTCATAGCTCCGTACAGAGTAAGCACAGTCCAAAAGGATGGTCAAGAAGCCGATGAGACAACAAAGGAATTCTCCTGGATGGTGTCTGATGAGGAATTCGAATCGTTCAAAGCTAAG TCCCTTCGACAGATCCGCCTGAATGAAGTTATTCAAGATTACTCTAGAGATGCTGCATTGATCATTGT AACTATGCCTGTGGGGCGAAGAGGAGCATGTCCTAGTCCCCTTTACATGGCTTGGCTAGAGATTGTGTCACGTGACCTTCGACCTCCAGTTCTTCTTGTCCGAGGCAATCAGGAGAATGTGCTGACGCTGTACTGCCAGTGA